The DNA segment CATCGCATCTCTGCAGGTGGCAGAAACCTTGAAGATACTCGCCGGACTTGACGGACAGCTTAGGGATATACTGTTATGGTTTGACCTTCAGTGTCTTGACTTGCAGAAGATAAAATTCGGGGGGGAATAGGTTTGCAGAAGATTATCCTGGATGCACATTTCGACGTGCTGCTCGACGTGCTTCATTTTCGCAGGCTCGGTGAAAAAGAGGTGCTTGAGAGAAGACATCTGGAGTCGCTGCGAAAAGCCGGAGTCAATGCCCTTATATGCTCAATATTCATAACTGACAGCCTGTTGCCCGAGTGCGCTCTCAGAAACGCCCTCAACCAGATTGCCGCATTGAATGAGGAATTGGATGGATCAGACAGGCACTTCGCGCTCTGCCGAGATACCAAAGAGGCCGGCATAGCAATAAAAAACGGCAAAATTGCGATATTTCTCTCCCTTGAAGGCGCGGAGCCTCTCGGAAATGACCTGTTACTCCTGCAAACCTTCTACAGTCTTGGAGTCAGACTTCTTGGGGTCACGTGGTCACGCAGAAACTATGCGGCTGACGGGAGCACATTCGATCCGTCCGATTCGCCGAGAAGTGCAGGAGGTCTGACAAAGTTCGGGAAAGACCTCATAATAAAAGCCCAGAGATTGGGCATGATAATAGATGTCAGCCACCTGAACGATCCCGGTTTCTACGATGTCATCGA comes from the Synergistaceae bacterium genome and includes:
- a CDS encoding dipeptidase, which translates into the protein MQKIILDAHFDVLLDVLHFRRLGEKEVLERRHLESLRKAGVNALICSIFITDSLLPECALRNALNQIAALNEELDGSDRHFALCRDTKEAGIAIKNGKIAIFLSLEGAEPLGNDLLLLQTFYSLGVRLLGVTWSRRNYAADGSTFDPSDSPRSAGGLTKFGKDLIIKAQRLGMIIDVSHLNDPGFYDVIELAEAPIIASHSNCRSLCGAARNLTDDQICAIAKTGGVIGMNAYSPFTSDAPEGRTPEKLLDHLTHITEIVGIEHAGLGLDLCDCVKSLRTGLDPQEKRDLFSNHAEAAEKFITPIKDKYSEEAADMILGGNFFRVLQKVLG